The following coding sequences are from one Paenibacillus sp. FSL R5-0912 window:
- a CDS encoding SGNH/GDSL hydrolase family protein → MEGPAAPKDPEDRRGGFFVMFETAIEATARAEGSPSQEVYLEGNYLTDKARYIGGITDEGMLALLTTWAGFRELVHSIGVSVKTGTGSEGGKVSFLMQNWGGSSKYETGTQLRVPCPGDGTEVLLKLEEAMWSGDDISPGKFAFEFSREGELATASIIFYLNDGYTAPEVAMEAPVAFGSLEYRAMIAKSLLHSGNNYRLRTAIDKAIKGEDVTIAYIGGSITQGAGAKPIHTGCYAYQSYLQFKELFGKDGGENIHYVKAGVGGTPSELGVIRYERDILREGAVTPDIVVVEFAVNDEGDETKGNCFESLCLKILSDPARPAVILLFSVFVNDWNLQERLAPVGRHYNLPMVSIKDAVTGQFRLSKTEGNVISKRQFFYDIYHPANDGHRVMADCLGYLFSETCRSLRDEEDITTAKRPVLGNDYANIRLLDRKSLSDLSDVRVEAGGFRATDTDLQRVELDADPFGTPEFPHNWQHTAASGEEGFRLTITSSNLILVYKDSGSPDFGRADIFVDGSLVLTADPHVNSWTHCNPVILYQNEQSQEHVIEIRMAPEDKDKCFTVLGFGYTA, encoded by the coding sequence GCAGTCCATCCCAGGAAGTGTATCTGGAAGGCAATTATCTGACGGATAAGGCAAGATACATAGGCGGGATTACGGATGAGGGGATGCTGGCGCTTCTGACCACCTGGGCCGGGTTCCGTGAGCTGGTGCATAGCATCGGGGTGTCCGTGAAGACCGGGACAGGCAGTGAAGGGGGAAAGGTCTCCTTTCTTATGCAGAACTGGGGCGGAAGCAGCAAGTATGAGACAGGAACGCAGCTGCGTGTCCCCTGTCCGGGGGACGGGACGGAGGTATTGCTGAAGCTGGAGGAGGCCATGTGGTCCGGGGACGATATAAGTCCCGGTAAATTCGCTTTTGAATTTAGCCGTGAAGGAGAGCTGGCAACGGCGAGTATTATTTTCTATTTGAATGACGGCTATACTGCGCCTGAAGTTGCAATGGAAGCTCCGGTTGCCTTCGGTTCGCTCGAATACCGCGCAATGATTGCTAAATCTCTGCTGCATTCGGGCAATAATTACCGGCTCAGAACAGCTATAGACAAAGCAATTAAGGGTGAGGATGTCACTATTGCTTATATTGGAGGGTCCATCACCCAAGGTGCAGGGGCTAAGCCGATCCACACCGGTTGTTATGCCTACCAGTCTTATTTGCAGTTCAAGGAGCTGTTCGGTAAGGACGGTGGAGAGAATATCCATTATGTGAAAGCCGGAGTGGGCGGGACGCCTTCTGAGCTTGGAGTGATCCGTTATGAAAGAGATATTCTGCGGGAGGGTGCGGTAACGCCGGATATTGTGGTGGTGGAATTTGCAGTGAATGACGAGGGCGATGAAACGAAGGGCAATTGCTTCGAGAGCCTTTGTCTAAAAATTCTGTCTGATCCGGCCCGGCCTGCCGTGATTCTGCTGTTCAGTGTGTTTGTGAATGACTGGAACCTTCAGGAACGGCTCGCTCCTGTGGGCAGGCACTATAACCTCCCGATGGTCAGCATCAAAGATGCGGTAACCGGACAGTTCCGTTTGAGCAAGACTGAGGGGAATGTCATATCGAAACGGCAATTTTTCTACGATATTTATCATCCTGCGAATGACGGGCACCGGGTTATGGCTGACTGTCTGGGTTATTTATTCTCCGAGACCTGCCGGTCGCTCCGGGACGAAGAGGATATTACAACCGCTAAACGGCCGGTTCTCGGAAATGATTACGCGAATATACGGCTGCTAGACCGCAAGAGCCTGAGCGATCTCAGCGATGTCCGGGTGGAAGCTGGCGGCTTCAGGGCAACCGACACGGATTTGCAGCGGGTAGAGCTAGATGCCGATCCCTTCGGCACCCCGGAATTTCCGCATAACTGGCAGCATACGGCAGCATCCGGTGAGGAAGGCTTCAGGCTGACCATCACCAGCAGCAATCTGATCCTCGTATACAAGGATTCGGGCAGCCCTGATTTTGGCAGAGCAGATATCTTCGTCGATGGCAGCCTTGTACTGACTGCTGATCCGCATGTGAACAGCTGGACGCACTGTAATCCGGTCATTCTGTACCAGAATGAGCAGAGTCAGGAGCATGTCATTGAGATCCGCATGGCGCCGGAAGATAAGGACAAATGCTTTACGGTACTGGGCTTCGGTTATACTGCTTGA
- a CDS encoding glycosyltransferase family 2 protein translates to MHDLSIVIPTRNRISDLTLCIESIGRQTELEDVSIELLIVDDGEIEEKVLEYFRKVLGRMPQAELRYYRKTKPGVWLSRYEALGLIDGEILLSFDDDAELDDPLYIRRMLDTYASDPSIAGVGGIAKGLSSSKSGKLLGRLTCQMSASPGRLSASTLAGSLLLWGETENIFETDFFHGCNMSFRTSALQDMKPYPWMTSYAVADDIYMCHLASRYGKLVINPEMKIMHHESPSSRDKAGRVARATAVNHYYLLNLRKAPVKNYAALLWTLTYLTGKATLKRNFNAVSGYASGILFVLNPRKDKYREFMLD, encoded by the coding sequence ATGCATGATCTGTCTATAGTAATTCCTACACGCAACCGGATCAGCGATCTGACCCTGTGCATTGAATCCATCGGCAGGCAGACAGAGCTGGAGGATGTTTCAATTGAACTGCTGATTGTGGATGACGGCGAGATTGAGGAGAAAGTGCTGGAGTATTTCCGCAAGGTACTGGGCCGTATGCCTCAAGCCGAGCTGCGCTATTACCGCAAAACCAAACCCGGCGTCTGGCTCTCCCGCTATGAAGCCCTGGGTCTTATCGACGGTGAAATTCTGCTCAGCTTCGATGACGATGCCGAGCTGGATGATCCGCTCTACATCCGCCGGATGCTGGACACTTACGCTTCGGACCCGTCCATTGCCGGAGTTGGCGGCATCGCCAAGGGCCTCTCCAGCAGCAAGTCCGGCAAACTGCTCGGCAGGCTGACCTGCCAGATGTCGGCTTCACCCGGCCGGCTGTCGGCAAGCACACTGGCAGGCTCCCTGCTGCTGTGGGGGGAGACCGAGAATATTTTTGAGACGGATTTCTTCCATGGCTGCAATATGTCCTTCCGGACGTCGGCGCTGCAGGATATGAAGCCTTACCCCTGGATGACCAGCTATGCGGTGGCTGACGATATCTATATGTGCCATCTGGCCAGCAGATACGGCAAGCTTGTCATCAACCCGGAGATGAAGATCATGCATCATGAATCTCCCAGCTCCCGCGACAAGGCTGGCCGGGTGGCCCGGGCTACTGCAGTAAATCATTATTATTTGCTTAATCTGCGCAAGGCACCGGTGAAGAATTATGCCGCTTTGCTGTGGACACTGACCTATTTAACCGGCAAAGCTACCCTCAAGCGGAATTTCAATGCCGTCTCGGGCTATGCCAGCGGAATTCTCTTCGTACTTAACCCCCGTAAGGATAAATACAGGGAATTTATGCTGGACTAG
- a CDS encoding glycosyltransferase family 4 protein, producing the protein MHVGIFMHTNYFEDFFVKGLGLSEEEYVHSYHNDFSFDYARLLQTKGIRTTIYNFTRIGSEVRTYQHGIVDCTIKFIPVGMLYKWYSVIPLSHRTPIGKFVSQYISTIQRDLCDILRGDGISLIYAQEYASGRFERLAAAAKKLSIPIIAAYHGGSIHKWILPIKKHTLHKAAFMTTLNEDEQNSMVRHFPHLEGRIRLLPNFVNSAIFYQRDKDEAIAALGLDPGYRYIITVGRLFEHQKGHSLLVQAMEQLKQYPDLRILVAGGGPDEQNLKNMIRAKGLEDRFIMLGTIRNKDMLASYYSVSELFVLPSRYEGLPLVILEAGACGLPTVAFNVMGVRGLVRHGESGLLAEGLDPAKLAASLDQLLGNPELCREMGAAALQIVRSDYSEEIIGARLYNLLQESLGLDPSAPLFGDGYAPELTSPL; encoded by the coding sequence ATGCATGTCGGGATCTTTATGCATACCAATTACTTTGAAGATTTCTTCGTAAAGGGTCTGGGTCTCAGTGAAGAGGAATATGTACATTCGTATCATAACGATTTTTCTTTCGACTATGCGCGTCTTCTGCAAACCAAGGGGATCCGCACGACCATTTATAATTTCACCAGAATTGGGAGTGAGGTCCGCACCTATCAGCACGGAATCGTGGATTGTACGATTAAGTTTATCCCGGTGGGCATGCTGTATAAATGGTATTCCGTCATTCCCTTGTCCCACCGGACACCGATCGGCAAATTCGTATCACAATATATATCCACGATTCAGAGAGACCTGTGTGATATTCTGCGGGGAGACGGAATCAGCCTGATTTATGCCCAGGAATATGCTTCCGGACGGTTTGAGCGGCTGGCTGCCGCTGCGAAGAAGCTGAGCATCCCGATCATTGCCGCTTACCACGGGGGCAGCATCCATAAGTGGATTCTGCCGATCAAGAAGCATACGCTTCATAAGGCAGCATTCATGACTACGCTTAACGAAGATGAGCAGAACAGCATGGTGCGCCACTTTCCGCATCTGGAGGGGCGGATCCGGCTGCTTCCGAATTTCGTGAATTCGGCGATCTTTTACCAGCGGGATAAGGATGAAGCAATAGCTGCGTTGGGGCTGGACCCCGGCTACAGATATATTATTACCGTTGGACGGCTGTTTGAGCATCAGAAAGGCCATTCGCTGCTGGTGCAGGCCATGGAGCAGCTGAAGCAGTACCCTGACCTTAGAATATTGGTTGCCGGCGGCGGTCCGGATGAACAGAATCTGAAGAATATGATCCGGGCCAAGGGGCTGGAGGACCGCTTCATCATGCTCGGTACAATCCGCAACAAGGATATGCTGGCCAGCTATTACAGCGTCTCTGAGCTGTTTGTGCTGCCTTCGCGGTATGAAGGATTGCCGCTGGTTATCCTGGAAGCGGGGGCCTGCGGTCTTCCAACCGTTGCTTTTAATGTGATGGGGGTCAGAGGTCTGGTACGCCACGGGGAGAGCGGACTGCTCGCTGAAGGGCTTGATCCGGCTAAACTTGCTGCATCCCTGGATCAGCTGCTCGGCAATCCTGAACTGTGCCGGGAGATGGGGGCAGCAGCGCTGCAGATTGTCCGCTCTGATTATTCGGAAGAGATTATCGGAGCCAGACTCTACAATCTGCTTCAGGAGAGCTTAGGGCTTGATCCGTCCGCACCGCTCTTTGGTGACGGGTATGCTCCAGAGTTAACGTCTCCCTTGTAA
- a CDS encoding DsbA family oxidoreductase, whose protein sequence is MRIDIWSDYACPFCYIGKRRLEHALSQFPDRDKVEVVFRSFQLDPNARTDETRDIHDILAAKYGMTRDKAKATNAQLAEQAQGVGLEFNFDTVQSTNTFDGHRLSHFAGTKGKAQQMTERLLRAYFTDSLNLGDRKVLAELAAEVGLDQAETAAVLESDAYADQVNADIDAARLLNITGVPFFVFNNKYAVSGAQPGPVFIEVLDTVWAEEQNTPVLQVVGKPQAKAEDADGCDDGSCSI, encoded by the coding sequence ATGAGAATAGATATATGGTCCGATTATGCCTGCCCGTTCTGTTATATCGGCAAAAGACGGCTGGAGCACGCCCTGAGCCAGTTCCCGGACCGTGACAAAGTGGAGGTCGTATTCCGCAGCTTCCAGCTCGATCCGAATGCGCGCACCGACGAAACGAGAGATATTCACGACATTCTGGCTGCCAAATATGGCATGACCCGTGACAAGGCTAAAGCTACGAACGCACAGCTTGCCGAACAAGCGCAGGGTGTGGGTCTTGAGTTCAACTTTGATACGGTCCAGTCGACCAATACGTTTGACGGTCACCGCTTAAGCCATTTCGCGGGTACAAAGGGTAAAGCCCAGCAAATGACCGAACGGCTGCTGCGCGCGTATTTCACTGACTCGCTGAACCTCGGTGACCGCAAGGTACTGGCTGAGCTGGCCGCTGAAGTCGGCTTGGATCAGGCTGAAACGGCTGCGGTGCTGGAGAGTGACGCTTATGCTGATCAGGTGAATGCAGATATTGATGCAGCCCGGCTGCTGAATATCACCGGCGTGCCGTTCTTCGTCTTCAACAATAAGTATGCGGTGTCCGGCGCGCAGCCGGGTCCGGTATTCATCGAAGTCCTGGATACCGTCTGGGCCGAAGAGCAGAATACCCCTGTGCTCCAGGTAGTCGGCAAGCCACAGGCGAAGGCAGAGGATGCTGACGGCTGTGATGATGGCTCCTGCAGCATCTGA
- a CDS encoding TetR-like C-terminal domain-containing protein, with translation MSNSLLTKNALAHSLKELMAHIPLNKISVRHLVDDCGVNRQTFYYHFQDIFDLLGWIYKTEAVESIAQYRSYSTWTDGFHRIFCYIESNKAFCCNTLDSLGRTHLDAYLYEVTNDLIMGVIDELATGMDIRLEDKQFIANFYTLAFTGLVIQWMRDGMKDQPKHVIEKLSVLIEGNFLKALHKYEQATS, from the coding sequence ATGTCCAATTCCTTGCTGACCAAAAATGCGCTCGCCCACTCCCTGAAAGAGCTGATGGCACATATTCCGCTGAACAAAATCTCCGTCAGGCATCTGGTTGACGACTGCGGAGTGAACCGGCAGACCTTTTATTATCATTTTCAGGATATCTTTGACCTCCTGGGCTGGATCTATAAGACTGAGGCGGTCGAGAGCATTGCCCAGTACCGCAGCTACAGCACGTGGACGGACGGCTTTCACCGGATTTTCTGCTATATCGAGAGCAATAAAGCCTTCTGCTGCAACACGCTGGACTCGCTTGGACGGACACATCTCGACGCCTACTTGTATGAAGTAACTAATGATCTGATCATGGGAGTCATTGACGAGCTGGCCACGGGAATGGATATCAGGCTGGAGGATAAGCAATTTATCGCTAACTTCTATACGCTGGCCTTCACCGGGCTTGTGATTCAGTGGATGCGCGACGGCATGAAGGATCAGCCGAAGCATGTGATTGAGAAGCTCAGTGTGCTGATCGAGGGAAATTTTCTGAAGGCGCTGCATAAATATGAACAGGCGACGTCGTAA
- a CDS encoding RluA family pseudouridine synthase, with protein sequence MNTRRNPKEGSKRSVKPAAASKAQPKSGTRNQGNKTSNHKPGARPGAPAKTISKTPAQIKSYTVSEPAELLPYLLKTITNKGRNAVKSMLSRGQISVNGKPVTQHNHQLHPGQTVTIDQERHAEAKEMLGLTIVHEDDDIIVIQKDAGLLSIATGEDNELTAYRQLMEHVRLTNPKNRVFVVHRLDRDTSGVMMFAKSEAIQQSLQNSWKETVKERSYVALVEGAVKKPEGTISSWLKETSTLKMYSSPHEGDGLHAVTRYKLLQANRHFSLLEVHLETGRKNQIRVHMADIGHPIAGDKKYGAETKAVGRLGLHARVLSFAHPTTGEILTFESPIPKTFLKYTAPAPTN encoded by the coding sequence ATGAATACAAGAAGAAATCCGAAAGAGGGTTCCAAGCGGTCCGTGAAGCCCGCAGCAGCCTCCAAGGCCCAGCCTAAATCAGGAACCAGAAATCAGGGGAACAAGACCTCTAATCATAAACCGGGAGCAAGGCCGGGAGCACCTGCCAAAACAATATCTAAAACACCAGCTCAGATAAAGTCCTATACGGTGTCCGAGCCCGCAGAGCTGCTGCCTTATCTGCTTAAGACGATTACGAACAAGGGACGGAATGCAGTCAAGTCGATGCTGTCCCGGGGACAGATATCGGTGAACGGCAAGCCGGTGACCCAGCATAATCATCAGCTCCACCCCGGCCAGACCGTGACAATTGATCAGGAGAGGCATGCAGAAGCCAAAGAAATGCTCGGCCTGACCATCGTTCATGAGGATGATGATATCATCGTCATTCAGAAGGATGCCGGACTGCTGTCGATTGCTACCGGAGAAGACAATGAACTGACAGCTTACCGCCAATTGATGGAGCATGTGCGCCTGACGAATCCGAAGAACCGCGTCTTTGTGGTACACCGGCTGGACCGTGATACCTCAGGAGTCATGATGTTTGCCAAAAGCGAGGCGATTCAGCAGTCCCTGCAGAACAGCTGGAAGGAGACCGTCAAGGAACGTTCCTACGTGGCGCTGGTGGAAGGCGCAGTCAAGAAACCGGAAGGCACTATCAGTTCATGGCTGAAGGAAACTTCAACGCTGAAGATGTACTCCAGTCCGCATGAAGGGGACGGGCTGCATGCCGTAACCCGTTATAAGCTGCTCCAGGCCAACCGCCATTTCTCCCTGCTGGAAGTGCATCTGGAGACCGGCCGTAAGAATCAGATCCGTGTGCACATGGCGGATATCGGGCATCCGATTGCCGGTGACAAGAAATACGGCGCAGAGACCAAAGCCGTAGGCCGTCTCGGACTGCATGCCCGCGTTCTCTCGTTCGCTCATCCTACTACGGGAGAAATCTTGACCTTCGAGAGTCCGATTCCAAAGACATTCCTGAAGTATACCGCACCTGCGCCGACGAACTAA
- a CDS encoding CLC_0170 family protein, giving the protein MICIIRLLTCSSIILFVSALLMLTVDSRIYKDRGWFREKKYAAVMGWIYCILSVFILIGLMIYV; this is encoded by the coding sequence TTGATCTGCATAATCCGGTTACTCACCTGTTCCTCGATCATTCTGTTTGTCTCCGCGCTGCTGATGCTGACTGTAGATTCCAGGATATATAAAGACAGAGGCTGGTTCCGGGAGAAAAAATACGCTGCTGTTATGGGATGGATCTACTGTATTCTCAGCGTATTTATTCTTATCGGGCTGATGATTTATGTCTAG
- a CDS encoding Ger(x)C family spore germination protein, whose product MSKWLLRNSALTLLLVFIAPLLAGCWDQVEIEDRALVLGLSIDKVKAEVAEKEDKVTHMDNDSLPAEYISVTAQIAVPGRVPLGPSSGGGSSEGSSNPLWVVHVYGISLDDAMNNLQQQIADPRYLVHLRIIIISEGIARGNFNELNDYLRRNPEIRRRTWLLVSEGPASAFMDLEPPLQRVPTLYILAMMEKSVASGKFPRDCIGTFWSAHSAWGQSAYLPYIALRDKDNIMIKGLAYFSGGKMVSRTVPIEIGVFMAIQGIDPGGYSALFKTKNLGVVMTKTNERFTRVRSRITEGKPHVSYEIFLEGDLDEHYNSDKPVNSSANLHEIERDFEEGISKLLTGLIQKTQKDHSDIFGMGEMIRSKHPSFWKQHIHGKDDWEMMYSTVEVDIKLSLRLRRVGLKDQ is encoded by the coding sequence ATGAGTAAATGGCTTCTTCGCAATTCTGCACTGACCCTGCTGCTGGTTTTTATCGCTCCGCTTCTGGCGGGATGCTGGGATCAGGTAGAGATTGAAGACCGCGCGCTTGTGCTTGGCCTCTCCATCGACAAGGTCAAAGCGGAAGTGGCAGAAAAAGAAGATAAGGTCACTCATATGGATAATGATTCTTTACCTGCAGAATACATCAGTGTTACGGCACAGATTGCAGTTCCCGGAAGGGTTCCTCTTGGGCCGAGCAGCGGAGGCGGATCTAGTGAAGGAAGCTCAAATCCGCTATGGGTGGTACATGTATACGGCATTTCACTGGACGACGCTATGAATAATCTGCAGCAGCAAATTGCTGACCCGCGTTACCTGGTTCATTTGCGGATCATTATCATCAGCGAGGGTATCGCCCGGGGCAATTTCAATGAGCTGAACGATTATCTAAGGCGTAATCCGGAGATCCGGCGCAGAACCTGGCTGCTTGTGTCCGAAGGGCCGGCTTCAGCATTTATGGATCTGGAGCCCCCGCTTCAACGTGTGCCTACGCTCTACATTTTGGCCATGATGGAGAAATCCGTCGCCTCCGGCAAGTTCCCCCGGGATTGTATCGGCACGTTCTGGTCAGCACATTCCGCATGGGGACAAAGTGCTTACCTTCCCTATATCGCACTCCGTGATAAAGATAATATTATGATCAAAGGCCTGGCTTATTTCAGCGGCGGAAAAATGGTCAGCAGGACCGTACCGATTGAGATCGGCGTATTCATGGCCATCCAGGGAATAGACCCCGGGGGGTACTCTGCCCTCTTCAAAACGAAGAATCTGGGAGTCGTTATGACCAAGACAAATGAACGCTTTACCCGGGTCAGGAGCCGAATCACTGAGGGCAAGCCCCATGTCTCCTATGAGATTTTTCTGGAAGGGGATTTGGATGAGCACTACAATAGTGACAAACCGGTCAATTCATCGGCCAATCTGCATGAGATTGAACGGGATTTCGAAGAAGGGATCAGCAAGCTGCTGACCGGATTGATTCAAAAAACGCAAAAGGATCATTCCGATATCTTTGGTATGGGTGAAATGATCCGAAGCAAACATCCTTCATTCTGGAAGCAGCATATCCATGGAAAAGACGATTGGGAAATGATGTACAGCACTGTGGAGGTCGATATCAAATTGTCTCTGCGCCTCCGGAGAGTCGGACTTAAAGATCAGTAA
- a CDS encoding GerAB/ArcD/ProY family transporter: MSNFRQITTARAAAVICSTIIGVGIQSFPRFMIAAGDNSGPFIALTGVIISFLIYYVLTSLCQLYPKETLFVFSRRLIGRPFAVLFTAVIMLVFVIQTGLTARQFGDIATTVLYRKTPIEATIFLLLFVCLLSSRRNIVKFSYIHAFYLPLIVGSIVIMILISMDNITLLNLQPILMPLNHKFWKGAQIASYLFQSSFVITLLIPFMVKPKQAVRAGALAIFTSGAIYLLIVITSLGIFGAEESKLLIYPTLEMARNAAFEQGVFERLDAIFIVLWVISVYTTVYTTYYVSAYLIQNLFALRDQRMASSVLLPVVFAISMFPTNVFDTYYWSLQLGNAVMVLLIGYPLLLWLAHLIRLPRKKVPA, from the coding sequence ATGAGTAATTTCAGGCAGATCACAACAGCTCGGGCGGCAGCCGTCATCTGTAGCACGATTATCGGCGTAGGAATACAGAGTTTCCCCCGTTTTATGATCGCAGCAGGGGATAACAGTGGGCCTTTTATCGCGCTCACAGGTGTGATCATCTCCTTTTTAATCTACTATGTGCTTACCTCTCTATGCCAGCTTTACCCCAAAGAAACTCTGTTTGTGTTCAGCCGCCGTTTGATCGGCCGTCCGTTCGCTGTATTGTTCACTGCTGTGATTATGCTGGTGTTCGTTATACAGACGGGCCTTACCGCCCGCCAGTTCGGCGATATCGCCACAACCGTGCTCTACCGGAAGACACCCATTGAGGCCACCATTTTTCTGCTGCTGTTCGTATGCCTGCTCTCCTCCAGGCGCAATATTGTGAAATTTTCTTATATCCATGCCTTTTATTTACCGCTGATTGTCGGCTCTATCGTAATCATGATTCTGATCTCAATGGACAATATTACTTTGCTTAATCTTCAGCCTATTCTTATGCCCCTGAATCACAAGTTTTGGAAAGGGGCACAGATCGCCAGCTATTTGTTTCAGAGCTCATTCGTAATCACACTGCTGATTCCCTTTATGGTGAAGCCTAAGCAGGCCGTACGGGCAGGAGCACTGGCAATCTTCACGTCCGGTGCCATTTATCTGCTGATCGTTATCACCTCACTGGGAATATTCGGTGCTGAGGAGAGCAAGCTGCTGATCTATCCCACTTTGGAGATGGCCCGGAATGCAGCCTTTGAGCAAGGAGTCTTTGAACGGCTGGATGCCATCTTTATAGTTCTTTGGGTCATTTCCGTCTACACAACGGTCTACACTACGTATTACGTATCTGCTTACCTTATACAGAATCTGTTCGCTCTCCGCGACCAGCGTATGGCTTCCAGTGTCCTGCTCCCGGTGGTGTTTGCCATATCCATGTTTCCTACGAATGTATTTGACACTTATTATTGGTCTCTGCAGCTCGGGAATGCCGTAATGGTTCTGCTGATTGGCTATCCGCTGCTACTATGGCTTGCGCACTTGATCCGGCTTCCAAGAAAGAAGGTTCCCGCATGA
- a CDS encoding spore germination protein, whose protein sequence is MQAWKDIYTSYMHKQQQASPPEPDKSPLTGNLQADLQALQARLGDNGDLVVRDFQLFGAHQAAMLFFSSLVNMEQVREHVLKPLMAGPSGHQDIPDSIAGMIHYIWSTAVQVTQGTTTTDISVLPDAAVKGELILLIEGVPEALVLDMRQIDMRGVEQPQTEQVIRGPREGYVEKLENNLSLLRYRLQSTDFRIEISPIGTRTQSRVALCYIESIADSGLVAEAMRRISMIDTDGILDAGYIEQFIEDQPLSPFPQVQCTERPDKTVAALLEGRVAMLVDGSPFAVIVPALFNQFFQTVDDYTERFIMGSLIRMIRLIALACSLFFPAFYVSVISFNPELMPTEFAVAISGGRAGVPFPAVLEVLIMEVSMEVLREATIRLPQMIGGALSIVGVLVIGQAAVGAGLASPITVVIVALTTIGSFATPAYNAAIALRMLRFPLIILAGMFGLYGVMIGTILIVNHLLFLESFGVPYMSPYVPGKWRDLKDTLVRVPLWWMRRRPSFLHAKDNTRIAGSVSSAYVDQILSQEGETDE, encoded by the coding sequence TTGCAAGCCTGGAAAGATATATATACCTCTTATATGCACAAGCAGCAGCAAGCTTCTCCTCCAGAGCCTGACAAAAGTCCGCTTACAGGAAATCTGCAGGCCGATTTACAAGCGCTGCAGGCACGGCTCGGCGACAACGGCGACCTCGTAGTCCGCGACTTCCAGCTCTTCGGAGCTCACCAGGCCGCAATGCTCTTCTTCTCTTCACTGGTTAATATGGAGCAGGTGCGCGAGCATGTCCTTAAACCCTTAATGGCCGGGCCCTCCGGGCATCAGGATATTCCGGATTCTATTGCCGGCATGATCCATTATATCTGGAGCACAGCCGTCCAGGTAACACAAGGAACCACCACTACAGACATTTCTGTGCTGCCTGACGCGGCCGTGAAGGGTGAGCTAATTCTGCTGATAGAGGGAGTGCCCGAAGCCCTCGTACTCGATATGCGCCAGATTGACATGCGCGGCGTGGAGCAGCCGCAGACCGAGCAGGTCATCCGCGGCCCCCGTGAAGGTTACGTGGAGAAGCTGGAGAATAACCTCTCCCTGCTGCGCTATCGGCTTCAGAGCACGGATTTCCGGATCGAAATCAGCCCGATCGGAACACGTACCCAGTCGAGGGTGGCATTATGTTATATCGAGAGCATTGCCGACAGCGGGCTCGTTGCTGAAGCGATGCGCAGAATCTCAATGATTGATACCGACGGCATTCTTGATGCCGGATATATTGAGCAGTTCATCGAAGACCAGCCGCTGTCTCCGTTCCCGCAGGTACAATGCACAGAGCGGCCCGACAAGACGGTTGCCGCTCTGCTGGAAGGGCGGGTTGCCATGCTTGTCGACGGTTCTCCCTTTGCTGTGATCGTCCCTGCTCTGTTCAACCAGTTCTTTCAGACGGTAGATGATTACACAGAGCGTTTCATTATGGGCAGCCTGATCCGTATGATCCGTCTGATCGCTTTAGCCTGTTCCCTTTTTTTCCCGGCGTTCTATGTTTCTGTAATCTCGTTTAACCCCGAATTAATGCCTACAGAGTTCGCCGTGGCCATCTCGGGTGGAAGAGCCGGTGTCCCTTTCCCTGCTGTACTGGAAGTGCTGATCATGGAGGTATCCATGGAAGTGCTGCGTGAAGCCACCATCCGCCTCCCGCAAATGATCGGCGGAGCTTTATCTATTGTAGGCGTCCTTGTCATCGGCCAGGCCGCCGTGGGTGCCGGGCTGGCCAGCCCGATCACGGTCGTCATTGTCGCGCTTACGACAATCGGCTCTTTTGCCACACCGGCGTATAATGCCGCAATCGCACTGCGGATGCTTAGGTTTCCTCTAATAATACTGGCTGGGATGTTCGGCCTGTATGGTGTAATGATCGGCACGATCCTTATTGTGAATCATCTGCTGTTTCTGGAATCCTTCGGAGTTCCATACATGTCGCCTTACGTCCCGGGGAAGTGGCGTGACCTTAAGGACACTCTGGTCAGAGTTCCTCTGTGGTGGATGCGCCGCCGCCCCAGCTTCCTGCATGCCAAGGATAACACCAGGATAGCTGGCAGCGTTTCCTCCGCTTATGTAGATCAGATCCTCAGTCAGGAAGGTGAGACCGATGAGTAA